Proteins encoded together in one Urocitellus parryii isolate mUroPar1 chromosome 3, mUroPar1.hap1, whole genome shotgun sequence window:
- the Steap1 gene encoding STEAP1 protein encodes MDSRKDTTNQELWKTKPRKNLEDDDFLTKDTGETSMLKRPVLLHLQQTAHVDEFDCPSELQHKQELFPKWRLPIKIAAIISSLTFLYTLLREIIHPLVTDHQQYFYRIPILVINKVLPVVSITLLALVYLPGVIAAIVQLRNGTKYKKFPPWLDRWMLTRKQFGLLSFFFAVLHAIYSLSYPMRRSYRYKLLKWAYQQVQQNKEDAWIEHDVWRMEIYVSLGIVGLAILTLLAVTSIPSVSDSLTWREFRYIQSKLGIVSLLLGTIHALIFAWNKWVDIKQFVWYTPPTFMIAVFLPIVVLICKTVLFLPCLRKKILKIRRGWEDVTKINKTEMSSQL; translated from the exons ATGGATAGCAGAAAAGATACCACAAACCAAGAACTTTGGAAAACGAAGCCTAGGAAAAATCTAGAAGATGATgattttttg aCTAAGGACACTGGAGAGACCAGCATGCTAAAAAGACCTGTGCTTTTGCATTTGCAGCAAACAGCCCATGTTGATGAATTTGATTGCCCCTCAGAACTTCAGCACAAACAGGAACTCTTTCCAAAATGGCGTCTGCCAATTAAAATAGCTGCTATTATATCATCTCTGACCTTTCTTTACACTCTCCTGAGGGAAATAATTCATCCTTTAGTTACTGACCATCAACAGTATTTTTATAGGATTCCAATCCTGGTCATTAACAAAGTCTTGCCAGTGGTTTCCATCACCCTCTTGGCATTGGTTTATTTGCCAGGCGTGATAGCAGCAATTGTACAACTTCGCAATGGAACGAAGTATAAGAAGTTCCCACCTTGGCTAGATAGGTGGATGTTAACAAGAAAGCAGTTTGGgcttctcagtttcttttttgcTGTTCTACATGCAATTTATAGTCTGTCTTATCCAATGAGGCGATCCTACAGATACAAGTTGCTAAAATGGGCATACCAACAG GTCcaacaaaataaagaagatgcCTGGATTGAGCACGATGTTTGGAGAATGGAGATTTATGTATCTCTGGGAATTGTGGGACTTGCAATACTGACTTTGTTGGCTGTGACATCTATTCCATCTGTGAGCGACTCTTTGACATGGAGAGAATTCCGTTACATTCAG agCAAACTAGGAATTGTTTCACTTCTACTTGGTACAATACATGCATTGATTTTTGCCTGGAATAAATGGGTAGATATAAAACAATTTGTATGGTATACACCtccaacttttatgatagctgtTTTTCTCCCAATCGTTGTCCTGATATGTAAAACTGTACTATTCCTGCCATGCTTAAGGAAGAAGATACTGAAAATTAGACGTGGTTGGGAAGACGTcaccaaaattaacaaaactgaGATGTCTTCTCAGTTGTAG